In Rhizobium sp. WSM4643, the following are encoded in one genomic region:
- a CDS encoding DUF6074 family protein: protein MTHDHPCHLVLFPMVNRIGKIRHVAAKMLTMTTRREAEIYYKQVTHGIRRHFDHIDLSEAEQREQMKVFWDAVWNEWSRQRGRVSRKP from the coding sequence ATGACGCATGACCATCCTTGCCACCTTGTCCTGTTCCCGATGGTCAACCGGATCGGCAAAATCCGCCATGTCGCCGCGAAGATGCTCACAATGACCACGCGCCGGGAGGCCGAAATTTACTACAAGCAGGTCACGCACGGCATCCGCCGTCACTTCGACCACATTGACCTTTCCGAAGCCGAACAGCGCGAGCAGATGAAGGTGTTTTGGGATGCGGTCTGGAATGAATGGTCGCGACAGCGCGGTCGGGTGTCCCGAAAACCGTGA
- a CDS encoding Rap1a/Tai family immunity protein, producing MKKLAFLAFCLASPSLSFAMSGAELIQSNDQFAAGYVLGVTEYRIGVVFKEDAARAHIYQCVVESRANSETLLSVTKEYLNRHPEHLSLPAFGVVMNALAEMCPQWVAHFGSASACFFRRSRLFIGEIGH from the coding sequence ATGAAGAAACTCGCATTCCTCGCATTCTGCCTCGCATCTCCTAGCCTAAGCTTTGCGATGAGTGGCGCAGAGCTCATTCAATCAAATGATCAATTCGCTGCCGGTTACGTCCTCGGCGTGACTGAGTATCGGATTGGCGTGGTCTTCAAGGAAGATGCAGCCCGCGCTCATATCTACCAGTGCGTCGTCGAAAGCAGAGCGAACAGTGAAACCCTTCTGAGTGTCACCAAGGAATACCTCAACCGCCACCCCGAGCATCTTTCATTACCTGCCTTTGGCGTGGTCATGAATGCTCTAGCTGAGATGTGCCCGCAGTGGGTGGCTCACTTTGGCAGTGCGTCCGCTTGTTTCTTTCGACGTTCGCGATTGTTCATCGGCGAAATTGGACACTAA
- a CDS encoding IS110 family transposase, whose amino-acid sequence MQGKVSSERTAMATVYVGIDVCKEWLDIHLHPLGRSFRVTNDTAGLRRLKRELDALDQMPRSALRIVMEATGKWHRAVQRSLHADGFYVSVVDPLRARLFAKACGFLAKTDRLDARFLAIMGEALKPAQTPPPDQALEALQELVNARSAANGERTALSNRMKTAVTAFLRKELTRRLAALDTHIARLDAEIERSICADPEMRRRLDILISIPGIGAVTAASLIAGLCELGACSGKQAAMLTGLAPIACESGERAGHRSIRGGRPAPRNAIYMAALSASRHNPDLARFAARLKKVGKPNKVVLVAVMRKLIVLANTLITKNRIWTPNPP is encoded by the coding sequence ATGCAAGGCAAGGTATCGTCCGAACGCACCGCGATGGCGACAGTTTATGTCGGCATCGATGTCTGTAAAGAGTGGCTGGACATTCATCTGCATCCTCTCGGCCGCAGTTTTCGGGTGACCAACGACACGGCCGGCCTGCGCCGCCTCAAGCGGGAGCTCGATGCGCTTGACCAGATGCCGCGCTCGGCGCTGCGTATCGTCATGGAAGCGACCGGCAAGTGGCATCGCGCCGTCCAGCGCTCGCTGCATGCCGATGGCTTTTACGTGTCGGTCGTCGACCCGCTGCGCGCCCGGCTGTTTGCCAAAGCCTGCGGCTTTCTCGCCAAGACCGATCGGCTCGATGCGCGGTTTCTGGCCATCATGGGAGAAGCCCTCAAGCCCGCACAGACCCCACCGCCGGACCAAGCGCTGGAAGCCCTGCAGGAACTGGTCAATGCCCGATCTGCCGCCAATGGCGAACGCACCGCCCTGTCCAACCGGATGAAGACGGCCGTGACCGCCTTCCTGCGCAAGGAACTGACGCGCCGGCTTGCCGCGCTCGACACCCATATCGCAAGACTGGACGCCGAGATCGAGCGCAGCATCTGCGCCGATCCCGAGATGCGCCGCCGCCTCGACATCCTCATCTCCATTCCCGGCATCGGAGCCGTCACCGCCGCAAGCCTGATCGCTGGCCTTTGCGAACTTGGCGCCTGCTCCGGCAAGCAGGCCGCCATGCTGACCGGCCTTGCGCCGATTGCCTGCGAAAGTGGCGAGCGGGCCGGACATCGCTCCATCAGGGGCGGACGCCCAGCACCCAGGAACGCCATCTACATGGCCGCCCTGTCCGCCTCCCGTCACAACCCGGACCTCGCACGCTTCGCCGCAAGGCTGAAGAAAGTCGGAAAACCCAATAAGGTCGTCCTCGTCGCCGTCATGAGAAAGCTCATCGTCCTGGCAAACACCCTCATCACCAAAAACCGCATCTGGACACCAAATCCACCTTGA
- the zwf gene encoding glucose-6-phosphate dehydrogenase gives MDAAPTPPVTLVIFGATGDLTRRLLVPAIINLTRSRLVGEDLHILGIGIEPGDDEFLRGRLDQFLSHLSGEEPTVKDEAWESLRRRISYTSGDFTKDDIFVEIGKRLGPNANAAFYLAVPPSFFGTIVEKLAGHGLTDESDRVFRRVAIEKPFGTDLASAQALNAQILAQVEESQVYRLDHFLGKETVQNLMTARFANMMIESLWNSRYIDHVQITAAEIVDVGSRGKFYDATGALRDMVPNHLFQLLAMIAMEPPNSFDAEAIRNEKSKVLKALRIYTPEEAKTHGVRGAYGAGPLNGAALPAYRDTKDVSPDSRTETYVALKLYADTWRWAGVPFYLRTGKALTARDTEIVITFQPVPFAQFRETEVNRRLPPNRLVIQVQPDEGMSMEISIKSPGLSVDTVPVSLDFRYADKFDIAKTTGYESLLYDLFIGDQTLFQRADGIEAGWAAVQPFLDIWAGDQSVPDTYAPGSMGPACADELIQRDRRQWHELGVVLHKNGK, from the coding sequence ATGGACGCTGCCCCTACCCCGCCGGTCACCCTCGTCATCTTCGGCGCCACGGGAGACCTAACGCGCCGGCTGCTGGTGCCGGCGATCATCAACCTGACGCGCAGCCGCCTCGTCGGCGAGGACCTTCACATTCTCGGCATCGGCATCGAGCCGGGCGACGACGAGTTCCTGCGCGGGCGGCTCGACCAATTCCTCAGCCATCTGAGCGGCGAAGAGCCGACGGTGAAGGACGAGGCCTGGGAAAGCCTGCGCCGGCGCATTTCCTATACGTCCGGGGATTTCACCAAGGACGATATTTTCGTCGAGATCGGCAAGCGGTTGGGGCCGAACGCCAATGCCGCCTTTTATCTCGCCGTCCCGCCATCCTTTTTCGGCACGATCGTCGAGAAGCTCGCCGGCCACGGGTTGACCGATGAAAGTGACCGCGTCTTCCGCCGCGTCGCCATCGAGAAGCCGTTCGGCACCGATCTCGCCTCGGCGCAGGCGCTCAATGCGCAGATTCTCGCCCAGGTCGAAGAAAGCCAAGTCTACCGGCTCGACCATTTCCTCGGCAAGGAGACGGTGCAGAACCTGATGACGGCGCGTTTCGCCAACATGATGATCGAGTCCTTGTGGAACAGCCGCTATATCGACCATGTGCAGATCACCGCCGCCGAGATCGTCGATGTCGGCAGCCGCGGCAAATTCTACGATGCAACCGGCGCGCTGCGCGACATGGTGCCGAACCATCTCTTCCAGCTGCTGGCGATGATCGCCATGGAGCCGCCGAACAGCTTCGATGCCGAAGCGATCCGCAACGAGAAAAGCAAGGTGCTGAAGGCTCTGCGCATCTATACGCCTGAGGAGGCCAAGACGCATGGCGTGCGCGGCGCCTATGGCGCAGGCCCGCTTAATGGTGCTGCGCTTCCGGCCTATCGCGACACCAAGGATGTGTCGCCCGACAGCCGCACCGAAACCTATGTGGCGCTGAAGCTCTACGCCGATACCTGGCGCTGGGCCGGCGTGCCCTTTTATCTCAGGACTGGCAAGGCACTGACGGCGCGCGACACCGAGATCGTCATCACCTTCCAGCCGGTGCCATTTGCGCAGTTTCGCGAGACCGAGGTCAATAGGCGCCTGCCGCCAAACCGGCTGGTGATCCAGGTGCAGCCCGACGAGGGCATGAGCATGGAAATCTCGATCAAATCGCCGGGGCTTTCCGTCGATACCGTGCCGGTCTCACTCGATTTCCGCTATGCCGACAAATTCGATATCGCCAAGACGACCGGCTATGAATCGCTGCTCTACGATCTCTTCATCGGCGACCAGACGCTGTTCCAGCGCGCCGACGGCATCGAGGCCGGATGGGCGGCGGTGCAGCCTTTCCTCGACATCTGGGCTGGGGATCAGAGCGTGCCCGACACTTACGCGCCGGGCAGCATGGGACCGGCCTGCGCCGACGAACTGATCCAGCGCGACAGGCGGCAGTGGCATGAACTCGGCGTTGTGTTGCACAAAAACGGCAAATAG
- a CDS encoding helix-turn-helix domain-containing protein produces the protein MIGYRINGFDIRLEKDVARSEPQSAMRAPLDTVFGVDSNVRVLRVLAAHGGPLSSSDITRRAKLSKTGTRQGLISLEECGAIVTEGSGHSRLHRFNHDYYLAPQIKALFGAESVRFEKMLDAVRLSAGEQTPDLSSLFVYGSVARGEDHLGSDLDIGLVARREVLAGIVEKVRENLRQSSRSLGFTPSVVGLDLDDVSRLDRDGDPWWNSMLEDAIVLQGARPEDLAARVRERADG, from the coding sequence TTGATCGGATATCGGATCAACGGATTTGATATCCGTCTGGAGAAAGATGTGGCACGATCAGAACCACAGAGTGCAATGCGGGCGCCGCTCGACACCGTGTTTGGGGTCGATTCCAACGTTCGCGTTCTGCGTGTCCTCGCTGCCCACGGCGGACCGCTCTCCAGTTCGGACATCACACGGCGAGCGAAGCTCTCGAAGACCGGCACGCGACAGGGTCTGATCTCCCTGGAAGAATGTGGTGCGATCGTCACCGAAGGTTCGGGGCACAGTCGCCTGCACCGGTTCAATCACGATTATTATCTGGCGCCGCAGATCAAGGCGCTGTTCGGCGCCGAATCCGTGAGGTTCGAGAAGATGCTCGATGCCGTACGTCTCAGCGCGGGAGAACAGACGCCGGATCTTTCGAGTCTCTTTGTCTACGGTAGTGTGGCAAGGGGTGAGGATCACCTCGGCAGCGATCTGGATATCGGCCTTGTCGCCCGCCGGGAAGTCCTTGCGGGAATTGTCGAAAAGGTGAGAGAGAATCTGCGGCAGTCGTCAAGGTCGCTCGGATTCACTCCTTCGGTCGTTGGCTTGGACCTCGATGACGTTAGTCGCCTCGACCGCGATGGGGATCCTTGGTGGAACTCGATGCTCGAAGATGCCATCGTCCTGCAGGGAGCACGCCCAGAGGATCTTGCGGCACGGGTCAGGGAGCGCGCGGATGGTTAG
- a CDS encoding IS110 family transposase: MQGKVSSERTAMATVYVGIDVCKEWLDIHLHPLGRSFRVTNDTAGLRRLKRELDALDQMPRSALRIVMEATGKWHRAVQRSLHADGFYVSVVDPLRARLFAKACGFLAKTDRLDARFLAIMGEALKPAQTPPPDQALETLQELVNARSAANGERTALSNRMKTAVTAFLRKELTRRLAALDTHIARLDAEIERSICADPEMRRRLDILISIPGIGAVTAASLIAGLCELGACSGKQAAMLTGLAPIACESGERAGHRSIRGGRPAPRNAIYMAALSASRHNPDLARFAARLKKVGKPNKVVLVAVMRKLIVLANTLITKNRIWTPNPP, from the coding sequence ATGCAAGGCAAGGTATCGTCCGAACGCACCGCGATGGCGACAGTTTATGTCGGCATCGATGTCTGTAAAGAGTGGCTGGACATTCATCTGCATCCTCTCGGCCGCAGTTTTCGGGTGACCAACGACACGGCCGGCCTGCGCCGCCTCAAGCGGGAGCTCGATGCGCTTGACCAGATGCCGCGCTCGGCGCTGCGTATCGTCATGGAAGCGACCGGCAAGTGGCATCGCGCCGTCCAGCGCTCGCTGCATGCCGATGGCTTTTACGTGTCGGTCGTCGACCCGCTGCGCGCCCGGCTGTTTGCCAAAGCCTGCGGCTTTCTCGCCAAGACCGATCGGCTCGATGCGCGGTTTCTGGCCATCATGGGAGAAGCCCTCAAGCCCGCACAGACCCCACCGCCGGACCAAGCGCTGGAAACCCTGCAGGAACTGGTCAATGCCCGATCTGCCGCCAATGGCGAACGCACCGCCCTGTCCAACCGGATGAAGACGGCCGTGACCGCCTTCCTGCGCAAGGAACTGACGCGCCGGCTTGCCGCGCTCGACACCCATATCGCAAGACTGGACGCCGAGATCGAGCGCAGCATCTGCGCCGATCCCGAGATGCGCCGCCGCCTCGACATCCTCATCTCCATTCCCGGCATCGGAGCCGTCACCGCCGCAAGCCTGATCGCTGGCCTTTGCGAACTCGGCGCCTGCTCCGGCAAGCAGGCCGCCATGCTGACCGGTCTTGCACCGATTGCCTGCGAAAGTGGCGAGCGCGCCGGACATCGCTCCATCAGGGGCGGACGCCCAGCACCCAGGAACGCCATCTACATGGCCGCCCTGTCCGCCTCCCGTCACAACCCGGACCTCGCACGCTTCGCCGCAAGGCTGAAGAAAGTCGGAAAACCCAATAAGGTCGTCCTCGTCGCCGTCATGAGAAAGCTCATCGTCCTGGCAAACACCCTCATCACCAAAAACCGCATCTGGACACCAAATCCACCTTGA
- a CDS encoding terminase small subunit: protein MPPLSNQRHEAFSRLIAKGEAASRAYSSAYGVSGRTAEVSAHRLMRNDAVLGRIAELQGAAATRTEKTTASLVADLDEIIAFARQCGNPTAMVAAVNTQAKLLGLMIDRSETTVLQRPAPLPTKVLELSESEWIAQFGKGPGPRPALTDGAKQRKAEARKLGDAGNRRTVEPPITWDIETDEIKARGVIGLDDDD from the coding sequence ATGCCACCGCTTTCGAACCAACGCCATGAAGCTTTCTCCCGCCTCATCGCCAAGGGTGAAGCCGCGTCCAGAGCCTATTCCAGCGCCTATGGCGTCTCTGGTCGAACGGCTGAGGTGAGCGCCCATAGATTGATGAGAAATGATGCAGTGCTCGGGCGCATCGCAGAACTGCAGGGAGCGGCGGCTACGCGGACGGAAAAAACAACCGCCTCGCTAGTTGCCGACCTCGACGAAATCATTGCGTTTGCAAGGCAATGCGGCAATCCGACTGCCATGGTTGCCGCCGTCAATACCCAAGCAAAACTGCTTGGTTTGATGATTGATCGAAGCGAAACGACCGTGTTGCAGAGGCCAGCACCCTTGCCGACTAAAGTCCTCGAACTTTCCGAAAGCGAATGGATCGCCCAATTCGGCAAAGGACCGGGCCCACGGCCCGCGCTCACCGATGGGGCCAAGCAGCGGAAAGCCGAGGCGCGGAAATTGGGCGACGCGGGCAATCGGCGTACCGTAGAGCCGCCCATCACATGGGATATCGAGACGGACGAGATAAAGGCCAGAGGAGTGATAGGGCTTGATGACGATGATTGA
- a CDS encoding ABC-F family ATP-binding cassette domain-containing protein, producing MPASIILSQISWSAPDGRPLFSNLDLSFGAERTGLVGRNGVGKTTLLKLVSGELQPHSGTVSVSGSLGVLRQSVQVTSDETVADLFGVTDALAILRRAEAGEATADELASADWVLEARIAAALNRTGLDAPPETPLAVLSGGQRTRAGLAALVFAEPDFLLLDEPTNNLDREGRDAVIALMAGWRAGAIIVSHDRELLESVDAIVELTSLGATRYGGNWSHYRERKALELAAAQHDLTEAEKRMAEVARKAQATVERQAQRDSAGRKMAAKGGIPRIMLGGMKERSETTGGDNARLAERRRAQALEEARVAREKIEILQPLTVTLPPTGLPAGKIVLKMDGVTSGYQPGDPVIRDLSFDVTGPERIAVTGRNGSGKTTLLALVTGALKPWAGTVSVMTDLSMLDQKVSLIDPSASIRDNFRRINPLADENTCRAALARFMFRADAALQAVSTLSGGQLLRAGLACVLGSAPPPLLILDEPTNHLDIDSISAVEAGLRAYDGALLVVSHDETFLRSIGITRRLELLGGEAAG from the coding sequence ATGCCTGCATCCATCATTCTTTCCCAAATTTCATGGTCCGCGCCTGACGGGCGGCCGCTTTTTTCCAATCTCGACCTGAGTTTCGGAGCGGAACGTACCGGTCTCGTCGGGCGCAACGGCGTCGGCAAGACGACGCTGCTCAAGCTCGTCTCCGGGGAACTCCAGCCGCATTCGGGGACGGTATCCGTCAGCGGCAGTCTCGGCGTGCTGCGGCAGAGCGTTCAGGTGACGTCTGACGAAACGGTTGCCGATCTCTTCGGCGTGACCGACGCGCTCGCTATTCTTCGCCGTGCCGAAGCCGGCGAGGCAACGGCCGACGAGCTGGCATCCGCGGACTGGGTGCTGGAGGCGCGCATCGCCGCAGCGCTCAATCGGACAGGGCTCGACGCACCGCCGGAGACGCCGCTTGCCGTGCTCTCCGGCGGGCAGCGCACCCGTGCCGGGCTTGCGGCGCTTGTTTTCGCCGAGCCGGACTTTCTGCTGCTCGACGAACCCACAAACAATCTCGACCGCGAGGGCCGCGACGCGGTGATCGCGCTGATGGCAGGCTGGCGGGCCGGCGCCATCATCGTCAGCCATGATCGGGAACTGCTCGAAAGTGTCGACGCGATTGTCGAACTGACGTCGCTCGGTGCCACGCGCTACGGCGGCAACTGGAGCCATTATCGCGAGCGCAAGGCGCTCGAGCTCGCGGCGGCACAACATGATCTCACTGAAGCCGAAAAACGCATGGCCGAGGTGGCAAGGAAGGCGCAGGCGACGGTGGAGCGCCAGGCGCAGCGGGACAGCGCTGGACGGAAGATGGCCGCCAAGGGCGGCATACCGCGCATCATGCTCGGCGGCATGAAGGAGCGGAGCGAAACGACCGGCGGCGACAATGCCCGCCTCGCCGAACGCCGGCGCGCCCAGGCGCTGGAAGAGGCAAGGGTGGCGCGCGAGAAGATCGAGATCCTCCAGCCCTTGACGGTCACCCTGCCGCCGACCGGGCTGCCGGCCGGCAAGATCGTGCTGAAGATGGATGGCGTGACATCGGGTTATCAGCCGGGCGATCCCGTCATCCGCGATCTCTCCTTCGATGTGACGGGACCGGAACGGATTGCCGTCACCGGCCGCAACGGCTCGGGCAAGACGACCTTGCTGGCGCTCGTCACCGGCGCGCTGAAACCCTGGGCCGGCACGGTCAGCGTCATGACCGACCTCTCGATGCTTGATCAGAAAGTGAGCCTTATCGATCCGTCGGCCTCGATCCGCGACAATTTTCGCCGGATCAATCCGCTGGCCGATGAAAATACCTGCCGGGCGGCGCTTGCCCGCTTCATGTTCAGGGCCGATGCGGCGCTGCAGGCCGTATCGACGCTGAGCGGCGGGCAATTGCTGCGGGCGGGCCTTGCCTGCGTTTTGGGTTCGGCACCGCCGCCGCTGTTGATCCTCGACGAGCCGACCAACCATCTCGACATCGACTCGATATCAGCGGTCGAGGCAGGACTGCGCGCCTATGACGGCGCGCTGCTGGTGGTCAGCCACGACGAGACATTCCTCAGGAGTATCGGGATAACGCGGCGGCTGGAGCTGCTTGGCGGCGAGGCGGCCGGATAA
- a CDS encoding recombinase family protein produces MSNRGNIKAVAYLRTSSAANVGQDKDSERRQRETIDAYAGAAGYEIVDSYYDAAVSGADAVTARPGFSAMLERLLSNGVRTILVETASRFARDLIVQETGHGMLKARGIDLIAVDSPDSFVADTPTARLIRQVLGAVSEFEKAMLVEKLRGARERKRRETGKKVGGRKNYTELNGGQDMVALAKKLHRYPVNSKRRSLNDVADALAEAGYLSSAGKPFTRMAVSRMLERKHEAN; encoded by the coding sequence TTGAGCAACAGGGGAAACATCAAGGCGGTGGCCTATCTCCGGACCTCCAGCGCGGCCAATGTCGGGCAGGACAAGGACAGCGAGCGGCGGCAGCGCGAAACTATAGATGCCTATGCAGGGGCTGCAGGTTACGAGATCGTGGACAGCTACTACGACGCAGCCGTTTCCGGCGCCGATGCCGTCACCGCGAGGCCGGGCTTCTCGGCAATGCTGGAACGGCTGCTGTCGAATGGCGTGCGCACGATCCTTGTGGAGACCGCCAGCCGTTTCGCCCGTGACCTCATTGTGCAGGAAACTGGCCACGGGATGTTGAAGGCGCGCGGTATCGATCTGATCGCAGTCGACAGCCCCGACAGCTTCGTTGCGGATACGCCGACAGCTCGCTTGATCCGGCAGGTTCTCGGTGCGGTTTCCGAGTTCGAGAAGGCGATGCTGGTTGAGAAGTTGCGCGGCGCCCGTGAGCGCAAGCGCCGGGAGACAGGCAAGAAGGTGGGCGGGCGAAAGAACTACACCGAACTTAACGGGGGACAGGACATGGTTGCCCTTGCGAAAAAGCTTCATCGCTACCCGGTCAACAGCAAGCGGCGCTCGCTCAACGATGTCGCTGACGCCCTTGCCGAGGCTGGGTATCTGTCGAGCGCCGGAAAGCCCTTCACTCGGATGGCCGTCTCGCGGATGCTGGAGCGGAAGCACGAGGCGAATTAG
- the tam gene encoding trans-aconitate 2-methyltransferase encodes MAWSANQYVKFEDERTRPARDLLAQVPLQNIRHAIDLGCGPGNSTELIIRRYGATGVSGVDSDMNMLEAARKRLPGTVFVEADLTRWQPAAPADLLFANAVFQWLPDHLDIFDRLMDGLSEGGVLAVQMPDNLGEPSHLAMEQTAHAGPWKTAFEAKSVRRKVLPPPSTYYSRLIAKASRVDIWHTIYNHPMADAAAIVEWVKGTGLMPYLAQAGEEHRETFLADYLKRLEKAYPRMSDGRVLLRFPRIFMVAVKK; translated from the coding sequence ATGGCATGGTCCGCCAACCAGTATGTGAAATTCGAGGACGAGCGCACGCGACCGGCGCGTGACCTGTTGGCACAGGTGCCGCTGCAAAACATTCGTCATGCCATCGATCTCGGCTGCGGCCCGGGCAATTCGACCGAGCTGATCATCCGGCGCTATGGGGCCACCGGCGTCTCCGGCGTCGATAGCGACATGAACATGCTGGAGGCAGCGCGCAAGCGGCTTCCAGGTACTGTCTTCGTCGAGGCCGATCTCACCCGCTGGCAGCCGGCCGCACCCGCCGACCTTTTGTTTGCCAATGCTGTCTTCCAATGGCTTCCCGATCATCTCGATATCTTCGACCGGCTGATGGACGGGCTTTCCGAAGGCGGCGTGCTGGCCGTGCAGATGCCCGACAATCTCGGCGAACCCTCACATCTGGCGATGGAGCAAACGGCGCATGCCGGCCCGTGGAAGACTGCCTTCGAGGCGAAGAGCGTGCGCCGCAAGGTGCTGCCGCCACCGTCCACCTATTACTCCAGGCTGATCGCCAAAGCTTCACGCGTCGATATCTGGCACACCATCTACAATCACCCGATGGCGGATGCGGCGGCGATCGTCGAATGGGTCAAGGGGACCGGGCTGATGCCCTATCTCGCCCAAGCCGGCGAAGAGCATCGCGAGACCTTCCTGGCGGATTACCTCAAGCGGTTGGAAAAGGCCTATCCCAGGATGTCGGACGGGCGGGTGCTGCTGCGGTTTCCGAGGATTTTCATGGTGGCGGTGAAGAAATGA
- a CDS encoding helicase HerA-like C-terminal domain-containing protein, translating to MIEEGKIFIGASRNPDDSINKPEYLDLKFGNRHGLVTGATGTGKTVTLQVLAEGFSRAGVPVFAADIKGDLSGIAAKGEPKDFLTKRAEQIGFTDYEFDQFPVIFWDLFGEKGHRVRTTIAEMGPLLLARLMDASEPQEGVINIAFKIADQGGLPLLDLKDFSSLLNYMGENASQLSSQYGLISKASVGSIQRALLVLEQQGAEHFFGEPALKISDIMRTSNNGYGQISVLAADKLMMNPRLYATFLLWLLSELFEELPEVGDPDKPKLVFFFDEAHLLFNDAPKVLTERVEQVVRLIRSKGVGVYFVTQNPLDVPETVLAQLGNRAQHALRAYSPREQKAVRTAADTFRANPAFDCATVITNLGTGEALVSTLEAKGAPSIVERTLVRPPSGRVGPVTDDERRQIMDKSPVLGVYDEDVDRESAFELLAARAKKAADAEAAKRAQEEAPPQQGNTTSGWNLPGFGGGNDDDNQSRGQSRGRASGYQRETVVEAAMKSVARTVATQVGRALVRGILGSLKR from the coding sequence ATGATCGAGGAAGGCAAGATTTTCATCGGCGCGAGCCGCAATCCCGATGACAGCATCAACAAGCCGGAATATCTCGACCTGAAATTCGGCAACCGCCACGGCCTCGTCACCGGCGCTACCGGCACTGGCAAGACGGTGACGCTGCAGGTGCTGGCCGAAGGCTTCTCCCGCGCCGGTGTTCCGGTCTTTGCGGCCGATATCAAGGGCGATCTTTCCGGCATCGCCGCCAAGGGCGAGCCCAAGGATTTCCTGACGAAGCGTGCCGAGCAGATCGGCTTCACCGACTATGAATTCGACCAGTTTCCGGTGATTTTCTGGGATCTGTTCGGCGAGAAGGGCCACCGGGTGCGCACCACCATCGCCGAGATGGGACCGCTGCTGCTCGCCCGGCTGATGGATGCCTCCGAACCGCAGGAAGGCGTCATCAACATCGCCTTCAAGATCGCCGACCAGGGCGGGCTGCCGCTGCTCGATCTCAAGGATTTCAGCTCGCTGCTCAACTATATGGGCGAGAACGCCAGCCAACTTTCCAGCCAGTACGGGCTGATCTCCAAGGCCTCGGTCGGCTCGATCCAGCGGGCGCTGCTCGTACTCGAACAGCAGGGTGCGGAGCATTTCTTCGGTGAACCGGCGCTGAAGATTTCCGACATCATGCGCACCAGCAACAACGGCTACGGCCAGATCTCGGTGCTGGCTGCCGACAAGCTGATGATGAACCCGCGGCTTTACGCCACTTTCCTGCTCTGGCTGCTCTCCGAGCTTTTCGAGGAATTGCCCGAGGTGGGCGACCCCGACAAGCCGAAGCTCGTCTTCTTCTTCGACGAGGCGCACCTGCTCTTCAACGACGCGCCGAAGGTGCTGACCGAACGTGTCGAGCAGGTCGTACGACTGATTCGTTCCAAGGGCGTCGGCGTCTATTTCGTGACACAGAATCCGCTCGACGTGCCGGAAACGGTCCTCGCCCAGCTCGGCAACCGGGCGCAGCATGCACTACGCGCCTATTCGCCGCGCGAGCAGAAGGCGGTGAGGACGGCGGCCGATACGTTCCGTGCGAATCCGGCCTTCGATTGCGCCACCGTCATCACCAATCTCGGCACCGGCGAGGCGCTGGTCTCGACGCTGGAGGCCAAGGGCGCGCCTTCGATCGTCGAGCGCACGCTGGTCCGCCCACCCTCCGGCCGCGTCGGCCCGGTGACCGATGACGAGCGCCGGCAGATCATGGACAAGAGCCCGGTTCTCGGCGTCTACGACGAGGATGTCGACCGCGAATCCGCCTTCGAACTGCTGGCCGCACGAGCGAAGAAGGCGGCCGATGCCGAGGCCGCCAAGCGAGCCCAGGAAGAAGCGCCTCCGCAGCAGGGCAACACCACCTCCGGCTGGAACCTGCCGGGCTTCGGCGGCGGCAATGACGACGACAACCAGAGCCGCGGCCAATCGCGCGGCCGGGCGTCCGGCTATCAGCGCGAAACGGTGGTGGAGGCGGCAATGAAGAGCGTGGCGCGCACAGTTGCGACGCAAGTCGGCCGGGCGCTGGTGCGCGGGATCTTGGGGAGCTTGAAGCGGTAA